In Vibrio bathopelagicus, one DNA window encodes the following:
- a CDS encoding diguanylate cyclase produces the protein MPSRSSKQWPAKLLSLLLFLVVVTAIEVFHAKQLTFLKNESYSEAKKQLSIIRSRIEAAIVSDMYILNNFSTLVTINPDGDQKGWDQIAQNIIRDGFHIRLIGLAENDVLNFVYPMEGNEQILGIDYRDYPNQWESVEIARNIGNTFIAGPFELFQGGQALITRTPIFRDPPFNQDYWGVSSAVIDLNALLEDVGVGKIENKYELAIRGANSSGKEGPIFHGEQHVFTNAFATEQVNFPYGGWYLALSGNEHVLMDVPWYRVHGVRLVGYTLMLILASAYIITYRLYRIADSRSMHDELTMLPNRRYFMYSLKQAFKTVQKQKTKTFAVVNLDLDGFKVVNDTYGHAAGDKVLIECAKRIKNKLRTSDIVARIGGDEFLVLLPRIIDEQHVASITNKLQCAICDTPIVYESHSIDIRISVGWVIYNNSYHDVDGLLKAADERMYQQKRQIT, from the coding sequence ATGCCAAGTCGTTCTAGCAAGCAGTGGCCTGCCAAATTATTATCTTTGTTGTTGTTCTTGGTGGTGGTAACCGCCATAGAGGTTTTTCATGCCAAGCAATTAACCTTCCTCAAAAATGAATCATACTCTGAGGCAAAAAAGCAGCTTTCCATCATTCGATCTCGCATAGAAGCTGCGATCGTATCAGATATGTATATCCTCAATAACTTCTCTACTCTGGTGACCATCAACCCTGATGGCGATCAAAAAGGGTGGGATCAGATTGCGCAAAATATTATTCGAGATGGTTTCCATATTCGACTGATTGGCTTAGCAGAAAATGACGTTCTTAATTTCGTTTACCCAATGGAAGGCAATGAGCAGATCCTGGGTATTGATTATCGTGATTACCCAAATCAATGGGAGTCGGTTGAGATCGCTCGTAATATCGGCAATACATTTATCGCAGGCCCATTCGAGTTGTTTCAAGGTGGCCAAGCCTTGATTACGCGCACACCAATCTTTAGAGATCCTCCCTTCAATCAAGATTATTGGGGGGTGTCGAGTGCAGTGATTGATCTAAATGCGCTGCTTGAAGACGTGGGTGTTGGCAAGATTGAAAACAAATATGAACTCGCGATTCGTGGCGCGAACAGTTCAGGTAAAGAGGGGCCTATCTTCCACGGTGAACAACATGTATTTACGAATGCGTTTGCCACTGAACAAGTAAATTTCCCTTATGGTGGGTGGTACCTTGCGTTGTCAGGGAATGAACATGTGCTTATGGATGTGCCTTGGTATCGTGTCCATGGCGTAAGGCTAGTGGGTTATACTCTAATGCTTATCCTTGCGAGCGCTTACATCATAACTTATCGGTTGTATCGCATAGCAGACAGTCGCTCCATGCACGATGAACTGACGATGTTGCCAAATCGCCGCTACTTCATGTATAGCCTTAAGCAAGCGTTCAAAACTGTACAAAAACAGAAAACAAAGACCTTTGCTGTGGTTAACCTCGACCTCGATGGTTTTAAGGTGGTCAACGATACTTATGGTCATGCTGCGGGTGATAAAGTCCTAATTGAGTGTGCTAAGCGAATAAAAAATAAGTTACGTACTTCTGATATTGTGGCGAGAATTGGTGGGGATGAATTCTTGGTTTTACTGCCACGCATTATCGATGAGCAGCATGTGGCCTCGATTACTAATAAGCTGCAATGTGCGATCTGTGATACGCCGATTGTCTATGAATCGCATTCTATTGACATCAGAATCAGTGTCGGTTGGGTCATTTATAACAACAGCTACCATGATGTGGACGGTCTATTAAAAGCCGCGGATGAAAGAATGTACCAACAGAAGCGCCAGATTACCTAG
- a CDS encoding class I SAM-dependent methyltransferase — translation MHWRDRFKVYWYHRKQTNRSNGDRAKSLGWTNEESQLCRFEVIARSADFEKKSVLDLGCGYGELFELLDSIYRIQSYTGVDQHADFLKKAKQNYTEARCQFLSGDMSKMSLEAHDVVIASGSLNYISRDSDYLTNMITRMFELANQTVIFNLLNSSQYPSRNTLMSYHPQGVYRFCKTLCDDVSLIEGYAEGDFTIVMNKVVPGA, via the coding sequence ATGCACTGGCGTGATCGTTTTAAGGTGTATTGGTATCACCGAAAGCAGACTAACCGCTCGAATGGCGATAGGGCTAAGTCTTTAGGCTGGACTAACGAAGAGAGTCAATTATGTCGCTTTGAAGTGATTGCTCGCTCGGCCGACTTTGAGAAAAAAAGTGTTTTGGATTTAGGGTGTGGCTACGGGGAGTTGTTTGAACTGCTCGACAGTATCTATCGAATTCAATCGTACACGGGCGTTGATCAACACGCAGATTTCCTAAAAAAGGCCAAGCAAAATTACACCGAAGCTCGTTGCCAGTTTTTATCGGGTGATATGAGTAAGATGAGCCTCGAAGCGCACGATGTAGTTATCGCAAGTGGGTCGTTGAATTACATCTCTCGAGATTCTGATTATCTGACCAACATGATTACCCGTATGTTTGAGTTGGCGAATCAAACTGTGATTTTTAATCTTCTCAATTCAAGCCAATATCCTTCGCGTAATACTTTAATGAGTTATCACCCTCAAGGTGTCTATCGCTTCTGTAAAACGCTGTGTGACGATGTCTCTCTGATAGAAGGCTATGCTGAAGGGGATTTCACGATAGTGATGAACAAAGTCGTGCCAGGAGCTTGA
- a CDS encoding PTS sugar transporter subunit IIB — protein sequence MKKILVVCGNGLGTSLMMEMAVKEVAKKIGFEAEVDHEDLSSAASSNADIWVAATDVANQLKEGGKENIISLKNIFDKASIEEQLKTFM from the coding sequence ATGAAAAAGATTCTTGTAGTTTGCGGTAACGGCCTTGGTACTTCACTTATGATGGAAATGGCAGTAAAAGAAGTGGCTAAAAAAATCGGTTTCGAAGCAGAAGTTGATCACGAAGATCTATCATCTGCAGCATCAAGCAATGCTGATATTTGGGTAGCAGCAACAGACGTTGCAAACCAACTAAAAGAAGGCGGAAAAGAGAACATCATCAGCCTTAAAAATATTTTTGACAAAGCATCAATCGAAGAACAACTAAAAACTTTCATGTAA
- a CDS encoding PTS ascorbate transporter subunit IIC — MQNFFEFMLGLLKEPAIMVGLIAFIGLVAQKADISTILKGTIKTVMGFLILGFGAGALVGALNNFSVVFTEAFGVHGVIPNNEAIVALAQEAFGYEMALIMFFAFVVNILLARLTPLKYIFLTGHHTMFMSMLVAVILSSAGIEGTVLVAIGAILVGTLMVVMPALGQKYTEKVMGTDQLAIGHFSTLSYIVSGFIGSKFGDTSKTTEDIQVPKSLMFLRDTPVAVATTMAIFFMLASIIAGGEFVETVSSGQNWVVFTFMQSLIFAGGVYIVLQGVKMLIAEIVPAFKGISDKLVPGAKPALDCPMVFPVAPNAVLIGFLCSFGAGLLAMAVQGALGWTIIVAGVVPHFFVGGAAGVYGNATGGLRGAILGSFTQGLCISFLPMLLLPVLGGLGLEATTFADFDFGVVGLILGWIVS; from the coding sequence ATGCAAAACTTTTTCGAGTTCATGCTCGGCTTATTAAAAGAGCCAGCAATCATGGTGGGTTTAATTGCTTTCATTGGCCTTGTTGCACAAAAAGCCGATATTTCTACCATTCTAAAAGGCACAATTAAAACCGTAATGGGTTTCCTAATTTTAGGTTTTGGTGCTGGTGCTCTTGTTGGCGCTCTAAATAACTTCTCAGTTGTATTTACAGAAGCATTCGGTGTACATGGTGTTATTCCAAATAACGAAGCGATTGTGGCATTAGCACAAGAAGCATTCGGTTATGAAATGGCTCTAATCATGTTCTTTGCATTCGTTGTGAATATTTTATTGGCTCGTTTAACTCCTTTAAAATATATTTTCTTAACGGGTCATCACACCATGTTTATGTCGATGCTAGTGGCAGTAATTCTGTCTTCAGCAGGCATCGAAGGAACCGTTTTAGTGGCTATTGGTGCAATTCTTGTCGGCACACTGATGGTTGTGATGCCAGCACTGGGCCAGAAGTACACTGAAAAAGTAATGGGTACAGACCAACTGGCTATCGGTCACTTCTCTACCCTTTCTTACATCGTATCGGGTTTCATTGGCAGCAAGTTCGGTGACACTTCAAAAACAACAGAAGACATCCAAGTTCCAAAAAGCCTGATGTTCTTGCGTGATACGCCAGTTGCAGTAGCAACAACAATGGCTATCTTCTTCATGCTTGCGTCTATTATCGCTGGCGGTGAGTTTGTAGAAACGGTATCAAGCGGTCAAAACTGGGTTGTCTTCACCTTCATGCAATCTCTAATCTTTGCGGGTGGTGTTTACATCGTGCTGCAAGGTGTGAAGATGCTGATTGCTGAAATCGTACCTGCGTTTAAAGGCATTTCTGACAAACTGGTACCGGGTGCGAAACCTGCTCTTGATTGCCCTATGGTATTCCCAGTAGCTCCAAATGCAGTACTTATCGGCTTTCTATGTTCTTTCGGTGCTGGTCTACTCGCAATGGCAGTACAAGGTGCTCTTGGTTGGACAATCATTGTAGCGGGCGTTGTTCCTCACTTCTTCGTTGGTGGCGCGGCTGGTGTTTACGGTAACGCAACAGGCGGTTTACGCGGTGCAATCCTAGGTTCATTTACGCAAGGTCTGTGTATCTCTTTCCTACCGATGCTGCTACTTCCAGTACTGGGTGGCCTGGGTCTTGAAGCAACAACGTTTGCTGACTTCGACTTCGGTGTGGTTGGTCTGATTCTAGGGTGGATTGTTTCATGA
- a CDS encoding DUF3541 domain-containing protein encodes MKLKTLTLCTLLSASVAVAVHAQATSDAQTAFDTQQPANIQENKQATSVPNVPSPADSLDSQEQSFKQSANLIRTTYESQLYTLPAFKEGHYGLRMYRQTLDDKYSAAVWSDMARVSSKLSRLSNDVQTMEQIVLYSEKRVASYVGDDDERSVRRYNITKHMPEYLYLGVDLLGSMARANEYGLEHKNDAKLREIIRRYDFSRYVTNEDMIKAWAAQLANQVYWLRQLGEQDVVDEFVDTFKKAYPDDKDKKLSSQQYGNKIYGMTHVIFGDSEYYQHQVSEQEHQWIYDYFRENIDTILLRAKEDVIAEVGLTFLLAGLEDDPVVEKTRLAIQASIDEKYGMIPSITGDFDLEYGEHRNVLAIMLLDWQQVNEAPTLKGNPKVFTTIPYGLIENQPLSK; translated from the coding sequence ATGAAGCTAAAAACGCTAACTCTGTGCACATTGTTATCAGCCTCCGTTGCAGTTGCGGTTCACGCTCAAGCAACGTCTGATGCGCAAACGGCCTTTGACACACAACAGCCGGCTAACATACAAGAGAACAAACAAGCAACAAGCGTACCAAATGTTCCGTCCCCCGCTGATTCTCTCGACTCTCAAGAACAATCTTTCAAGCAATCTGCCAATCTGATTCGCACAACCTACGAAAGCCAACTTTATACTCTACCTGCCTTCAAAGAGGGTCACTATGGTTTGCGTATGTATCGACAAACATTAGACGATAAATATTCTGCCGCGGTATGGAGTGACATGGCGCGTGTATCAAGCAAGCTTAGCCGTCTATCTAATGATGTTCAAACCATGGAACAGATCGTACTCTACTCAGAAAAGCGCGTGGCTTCGTATGTGGGCGATGACGATGAACGCAGTGTTCGACGCTACAACATCACCAAGCACATGCCGGAATATCTCTACCTTGGCGTTGACCTTCTTGGCTCTATGGCGCGTGCCAATGAGTACGGTTTAGAACACAAGAACGATGCCAAACTACGCGAAATCATTCGTCGTTATGACTTTTCACGATACGTGACTAATGAAGACATGATAAAAGCCTGGGCGGCTCAATTAGCTAATCAGGTCTACTGGCTGCGCCAACTGGGTGAGCAAGATGTCGTAGATGAGTTCGTCGACACCTTCAAAAAAGCGTACCCAGACGACAAAGACAAGAAGCTTTCAAGCCAGCAATACGGCAATAAGATCTATGGTATGACACATGTGATCTTTGGTGATTCGGAATATTACCAACACCAAGTCAGCGAGCAAGAACATCAATGGATCTACGATTACTTCAGAGAGAACATCGATACCATTCTGTTGCGCGCTAAAGAAGATGTGATTGCAGAGGTTGGGTTGACCTTCTTACTTGCGGGCTTAGAAGATGACCCCGTTGTAGAGAAAACTCGACTCGCGATCCAAGCCTCTATCGATGAGAAGTACGGGATGATTCCTTCAATTACTGGCGATTTTGACCTTGAGTACGGTGAACACCGCAACGTGCTGGCGATCATGCTACTCGATTGGCAACAAGTGAACGAAGCACCGACGTTAAAAGGCAACCCTAAAGTGTTTACTACGATTCCGTATGGGCTAATTGAGAACCAGCCATTGAGCAAATAG
- a CDS encoding DEAD/DEAH box helicase — protein MSFTSLGLSEPILKAIEAQGYDKPSPIQEKAVPAVLTGKDVMAAAQTGTGKTAGFTLPILEMLSKGPRVRQNQVRALVLTPTRELAAQVNGSVVKYGINLPLTSTVVFGGVKINPQMQKLRKGSDVLVATPGRLLDLYNQNAVRFDQLEILVLDEADRMLDMGFIRDIRKILAFLPKKRQNLLFSATFSDDIRGLAKGLVNNPVEISVSPANSTAPTVEQSIYPVDKKKKAPMLAKLIKDNDWRQVLVFSKTKHGANKLSHFLDEQGISAAPIHGNKSQGARTKALENFKTGKVRVLVATDIAARGIDIPQLPQVVNFDLPNVSEDYVHRIGRTGRAGEVGKAISLVCADEVGELFGIERLIQQVLERRELEGFAPVNKLPESRLDSRPIKPKKPKKTREHSDGQRSGENARGHKPAGKNKRHVSGSGSAPKRKPNANKPNSGNKGSDSNSAVAGDDKSVRNNGSNYKRGNAAGGAEKNTNSGAQNGAGKPKKSGYGGSYGRPGRSSNQSTSNKPSGNKPSTNKPSGSKPSRNRSKPAAQK, from the coding sequence ATGAGTTTTACCTCCCTTGGCCTTTCTGAACCTATCCTTAAAGCTATTGAAGCGCAAGGTTACGATAAGCCATCACCAATTCAAGAGAAAGCCGTACCTGCTGTCTTAACAGGCAAAGATGTTATGGCCGCTGCTCAAACCGGTACAGGTAAAACTGCGGGCTTCACACTACCTATTCTTGAAATGTTATCGAAAGGTCCTCGCGTACGTCAGAATCAAGTTCGTGCGCTAGTGTTAACGCCAACCCGTGAGCTTGCTGCGCAGGTGAATGGTAGCGTAGTTAAGTACGGTATCAATCTACCTCTGACTTCTACGGTTGTATTTGGTGGTGTGAAAATTAATCCTCAGATGCAAAAACTGCGTAAAGGTAGTGATGTGCTGGTGGCAACACCGGGTCGTCTGCTTGACCTATACAACCAAAATGCAGTGCGCTTTGATCAACTAGAAATCCTAGTGTTAGATGAAGCCGACCGTATGTTAGACATGGGTTTCATTCGCGACATCCGTAAGATCTTGGCTTTCTTGCCTAAGAAACGTCAGAACCTACTGTTCTCGGCAACGTTCTCTGATGATATTCGTGGCTTGGCTAAGGGGTTAGTAAACAACCCAGTTGAAATCTCGGTAAGCCCTGCAAACTCAACGGCACCAACTGTTGAACAAAGCATTTATCCAGTAGATAAAAAGAAAAAAGCACCAATGCTAGCTAAGCTGATCAAAGATAATGATTGGCGACAAGTGCTCGTGTTCAGCAAAACGAAACATGGTGCCAACAAGCTTTCTCACTTCCTTGACGAGCAAGGTATCTCAGCGGCACCTATTCATGGTAATAAGAGCCAAGGCGCGCGTACTAAAGCCCTAGAGAACTTCAAAACGGGTAAAGTACGAGTATTAGTGGCGACAGATATCGCAGCTCGTGGTATTGATATTCCGCAACTGCCTCAAGTAGTGAACTTCGACCTTCCAAACGTATCAGAAGATTACGTTCACCGTATTGGTCGTACTGGCCGTGCTGGTGAAGTGGGTAAAGCAATTTCATTGGTTTGTGCTGATGAAGTGGGTGAGCTGTTTGGTATCGAACGTCTTATCCAGCAAGTGCTTGAGCGCCGTGAACTTGAAGGTTTTGCACCTGTAAACAAGTTGCCTGAATCTCGTTTGGATTCGCGCCCGATTAAGCCTAAGAAGCCGAAAAAGACACGTGAACACTCTGATGGTCAACGTTCTGGTGAGAATGCTCGCGGGCACAAACCAGCAGGTAAGAACAAGCGCCATGTTTCTGGTTCAGGTTCTGCTCCTAAGCGTAAGCCAAATGCGAACAAGCCTAACTCAGGTAACAAAGGCTCTGACAGCAACTCTGCAGTTGCTGGTGATGATAAGTCTGTAAGAAACAATGGCAGCAACTACAAGCGTGGTAATGCTGCCGGGGGTGCTGAGAAGAACACCAATTCAGGCGCTCAAAACGGTGCTGGTAAGCCGAAGAAATCAGGTTACGGTGGTAGTTATGGCCGCCCTGGCCGTTCATCAAACCAATCAACGTCTAACAAGCCTTCTGGCAACAAACCTTCGACGAACAAACCGTCAGGTAGTAAGCCATCTAGAAATCGTTCTAAGCCTGCTGCTCAAAAGTAA
- a CDS encoding DUF3612 domain-containing protein — MEDLSARCIRINPEYAPSVSYLSMIERGKRVPSIDMLEVIAQVFQKNPTWFLDDESEQQAIAPDKGNRGGISGMALEPSFLFSNDILQIAIPEMLSQTGISGRQFAHLLIRAHQESNQNHFPDLERAAEEVGLKRLNLGVEDLIDIARNLGIQIRWVTRTPQDVVDELGINAKQLVTSFFEPPGTIFLNEILKEYPTRLKYDLSVYIGHCILHSKEGLKSVLSVGNNNTWDDNQISGSSQLNSQDILQAWRDFESSFFAGALLCPKVPFRQLLDRTGYEIDVHKRAGVSPSVAMRRMTVVSPYPHWHYFDAYGPGKLKAVYRGNGIPLPWGNMRTVADPCQHWAVFRRLSEPRAGSSAQISILNVGDEPRIYCCESINMTDPAGNNRVLCAGIDLNPAIDAQGGNSRDIAEQLKASCVSNGGSVAIPRNIKKDLTTVAKILNINWIERGIETEARLICSRGGECPRQPSCYSKCGGD; from the coding sequence ATGGAAGATCTGTCTGCGCGTTGTATTAGAATCAACCCAGAGTACGCACCTTCCGTTTCTTACCTTTCAATGATTGAACGTGGAAAGCGGGTTCCAAGCATCGATATGCTGGAAGTCATTGCGCAGGTCTTTCAGAAGAACCCCACATGGTTCCTCGACGATGAATCAGAACAACAAGCCATCGCTCCTGACAAAGGGAATCGTGGTGGGATAAGTGGCATGGCGCTTGAGCCTAGCTTTCTCTTCTCCAACGACATCCTGCAAATTGCGATACCAGAGATGTTGTCGCAAACCGGTATTTCTGGCCGTCAGTTCGCCCACCTCTTGATTCGAGCTCACCAAGAGAGCAATCAAAACCACTTCCCTGATCTAGAGCGAGCAGCAGAAGAAGTTGGCTTGAAACGCCTCAACCTTGGCGTCGAAGACCTTATCGACATCGCGAGAAACTTAGGCATTCAAATTCGCTGGGTAACACGCACGCCCCAAGACGTGGTAGATGAACTAGGAATCAATGCCAAGCAATTGGTGACTTCGTTCTTCGAACCACCGGGTACAATTTTCTTGAACGAAATTCTCAAAGAGTACCCAACTCGACTGAAATACGATTTATCGGTTTATATTGGCCATTGCATTTTGCACAGCAAGGAAGGGCTTAAGAGTGTGTTGTCGGTCGGTAACAACAATACATGGGACGATAACCAAATATCGGGCTCTTCTCAGCTGAACTCTCAAGACATTCTTCAGGCATGGCGAGACTTCGAATCCAGCTTCTTTGCTGGCGCATTACTGTGTCCTAAAGTTCCATTTAGACAGCTGCTTGATCGTACTGGTTATGAAATCGACGTTCATAAAAGAGCGGGGGTTTCCCCCTCTGTTGCGATGCGCCGAATGACGGTAGTATCGCCCTACCCTCACTGGCACTACTTTGATGCTTATGGGCCGGGGAAACTCAAGGCGGTATACCGCGGGAACGGGATTCCACTGCCTTGGGGGAATATGAGAACGGTCGCCGACCCATGTCAACATTGGGCTGTGTTCCGTCGATTATCAGAGCCTCGAGCGGGTAGCTCAGCTCAGATCTCCATTTTAAATGTGGGAGATGAGCCAAGAATCTACTGCTGTGAATCCATCAATATGACGGATCCTGCGGGTAACAATCGTGTGTTGTGTGCTGGTATAGACTTAAACCCGGCGATTGATGCTCAAGGTGGTAATTCGAGAGACATCGCAGAGCAGCTTAAGGCGTCATGCGTCAGCAATGGTGGCTCGGTAGCAATACCGCGTAACATCAAGAAAGATCTCACGACAGTAGCCAAGATTCTAAATATAAATTGGATTGAACGTGGGATCGAAACAGAGGCGAGGCTTATCTGCTCCAGAGGTGGAGAATGCCCACGCCAACCAAGCTGCTATTCAAAGTGTGGTGGGGATTAG
- a CDS encoding GGDEF domain-containing protein, translating to MNKDEFQKSTANLKKAVPLMMKNRVSTTPANYALWYTYVDNAIPQLTKDMDGVLEHYGICPPAVGEQLYNNYVASKSETNINDLRANLELLVSEVSNSMNDTLTDTSAFSEMIDKSFEDLSRVDNESLSIDEVMSLVRQLVSESRNIRHSTQFLSSQLNSATSEISKLKTQLVEVQKDALFDSTTTLYNRRSLDRDLETLCEAKQSLCLILLDIDHFKNFNDTYGHLFGDMVLKGIARKLKQMCREGISAYRFGGEEFALIVPNKSLRIARQLADTNRRSLEKLSIKDRRSGQQVGSITASFGVAELEPGETAESLIERADKLLYEAKSLGRNRVMPL from the coding sequence ATGAACAAAGATGAATTTCAGAAATCCACCGCTAATTTGAAAAAAGCGGTGCCTCTTATGATGAAGAATAGAGTGTCGACAACACCTGCAAATTACGCACTTTGGTACACCTATGTCGACAACGCTATTCCGCAGCTCACTAAAGATATGGATGGTGTGTTAGAACACTACGGTATCTGCCCTCCTGCGGTAGGTGAACAGCTCTACAACAACTACGTTGCAAGCAAATCCGAAACCAATATCAATGACTTACGAGCAAACCTAGAACTGTTAGTTTCTGAGGTTTCTAACTCGATGAACGATACTCTCACCGACACTTCAGCTTTCTCTGAGATGATCGATAAGAGCTTCGAAGACTTGTCTCGAGTCGACAATGAAAGTTTGTCTATCGATGAAGTGATGTCGTTGGTTCGTCAGCTGGTTTCAGAATCTCGCAATATTCGACATTCGACTCAATTCTTAAGCTCTCAACTGAACTCTGCAACGTCAGAAATCAGCAAGCTTAAAACACAGCTTGTCGAAGTGCAGAAAGACGCACTATTTGATAGCACAACCACACTTTACAATCGACGCTCTCTGGACCGCGATTTGGAAACATTGTGCGAAGCCAAACAGTCGTTATGTCTGATCCTTCTCGATATCGACCATTTTAAAAACTTCAACGACACCTATGGCCACTTATTTGGCGATATGGTTCTTAAAGGCATTGCGCGTAAGTTAAAACAAATGTGTCGCGAAGGTATTTCTGCTTACCGATTCGGTGGTGAAGAGTTCGCGCTCATCGTTCCAAACAAGTCATTACGCATCGCACGTCAACTTGCTGATACCAATAGACGCTCTCTGGAAAAACTGTCGATCAAAGATCGTCGCAGTGGACAACAGGTCGGTAGCATCACCGCATCATTTGGCGTTGCAGAGCTTGAACCTGGTGAAACAGCAGAATCACTGATCGAGCGTGCTGATAAGCTACTCTACGAGGCGAAATCTCTAGGCCGAAATAGAGTAATGCCGCTGTAG
- a CDS encoding NupC/NupG family nucleoside CNT transporter, with protein sequence MNILFGLVGVIALIACACLLSESRSSINWKTVSRALLLQIGFAALVLYFPWGQLALTSMSNGVSSLLGFADAGIAFLFGDLATDGFIFAIRVLPIIIFFSALISALYYLGIMQKVIQVLGGAVQKLLGTSKAESLVATGNIFLSQGESPLLIRPFLKSMTRSELFAVMAGGMASVAGSVLGGYAGLGVELKYLIAASFMAAPGSLLMAKIIVPERSTPSDYEHIELDKADQSNVIDALASGAMNGMKVAVAVGTMLIAFVSVIAMVNTGLESLGETFGFAGITLQAIFGYLFSPLAWLIGIPSDEVLMAGSYIGQKIVMNEFVAFIDFVENKALLSEHSQVIVTFALCGFANIGSIAIQLGSIGVMAPERRAEVANLGLKAVAAGTLANLMSACLAGIFILL encoded by the coding sequence ATGAATATTCTATTTGGTCTTGTCGGTGTTATTGCACTGATTGCTTGCGCATGTCTGCTATCTGAGAGTCGCTCTTCTATTAACTGGAAAACCGTGTCTCGTGCATTGTTACTTCAAATTGGTTTTGCAGCCTTAGTGTTGTATTTCCCATGGGGACAATTGGCGCTAACGAGCATGAGTAATGGTGTTTCAAGCCTGCTTGGTTTTGCGGACGCTGGTATCGCTTTCCTTTTCGGTGACCTTGCTACTGATGGTTTCATTTTCGCGATTCGCGTTCTTCCTATTATCATCTTCTTTAGCGCTTTGATCTCGGCACTTTATTACTTAGGCATCATGCAAAAAGTGATTCAAGTTCTTGGTGGAGCCGTGCAGAAACTGCTGGGCACCAGTAAAGCTGAATCTTTGGTCGCTACGGGCAACATCTTCCTTTCTCAGGGTGAGTCTCCTCTTCTTATTCGTCCGTTTTTAAAATCTATGACTCGTTCTGAACTGTTTGCTGTAATGGCTGGTGGTATGGCGTCTGTTGCGGGTAGTGTGCTTGGTGGCTATGCAGGATTAGGTGTTGAACTTAAATACCTTATTGCAGCAAGCTTCATGGCGGCTCCAGGTAGCTTACTGATGGCGAAGATCATTGTTCCTGAGCGCAGTACGCCAAGTGACTACGAGCACATTGAGCTAGATAAAGCTGACCAAAGCAATGTAATCGATGCATTGGCAAGTGGTGCGATGAACGGTATGAAGGTGGCGGTAGCCGTTGGTACTATGTTGATTGCATTCGTGAGTGTGATTGCAATGGTTAACACCGGCTTAGAAAGCTTAGGTGAAACGTTCGGTTTTGCGGGCATTACGCTACAAGCTATCTTCGGTTACCTGTTCTCACCATTAGCATGGCTGATTGGCATCCCGAGTGATGAAGTATTAATGGCGGGTTCTTACATCGGTCAGAAGATCGTAATGAACGAGTTTGTTGCTTTCATCGACTTCGTTGAGAATAAAGCGCTGCTATCTGAACACAGCCAAGTCATCGTGACTTTTGCTCTATGTGGCTTTGCTAACATTGGCTCTATTGCGATTCAACTAGGTTCGATTGGTGTTATGGCACCAGAGCGTCGTGCTGAAGTAGCAAACTTAGGTCTGAAAGCCGTTGCTGCTGGTACACTAGCCAACCTAATGAGTGCATGTTTAGCGGGTATCTTCATCCTGCTTTAA
- a CDS encoding aldolase/citrate lyase/malate synthase family protein, translating into MNMLTFDKTEIQKQTKPFIAEAVFAVETISAKQQTEKQIKAKQLLDRLFPLENGSHQDVTSYVVDYRHIMAYFKDGQHSGLKHPKQFVAYMGEKCDPDSILFRDSSGSHLEVMFGCHKGTGCIELVDIDDIQLESCTTFGQSPMEAVQTNTEREGITTAIRHWISLVQGDEKGKPKACSEDKEFRAKSGEDYCLNYCYAL; encoded by the coding sequence ATGAATATGCTTACATTCGATAAAACAGAAATCCAAAAACAAACAAAACCATTTATCGCTGAAGCTGTCTTTGCCGTGGAGACTATCAGTGCCAAACAGCAAACTGAGAAGCAAATCAAAGCGAAGCAACTGCTAGACCGATTGTTCCCACTAGAGAACGGCTCACATCAAGATGTAACGAGCTACGTAGTTGATTACCGCCATATCATGGCTTACTTCAAAGATGGCCAACACAGCGGCCTAAAGCATCCTAAGCAGTTTGTGGCTTATATGGGGGAGAAGTGTGACCCAGACTCAATCTTGTTCCGAGATAGCAGTGGAAGCCACTTAGAAGTGATGTTTGGTTGTCACAAAGGGACGGGTTGCATTGAATTGGTCGATATCGATGATATTCAGTTAGAGTCGTGCACTACTTTTGGCCAGTCACCAATGGAAGCGGTACAAACGAATACTGAGCGTGAAGGAATCACTACAGCAATACGTCACTGGATCAGCCTAGTTCAAGGTGATGAGAAGGGTAAACCAAAAGCATGCAGCGAAGACAAAGAGTTCAGAGCTAAGAGTGGTGAGGATTACTGTCTTAACTACTGTTACGCCCTTTAG